The following proteins are encoded in a genomic region of Brachypodium distachyon strain Bd21 chromosome 1, Brachypodium_distachyon_v3.0, whole genome shotgun sequence:
- the LOC100828045 gene encoding uncharacterized protein LOC100828045, with protein sequence MHAENILPAPAGNQGLPHALLQIFLHIFACTIVVPHIPMATLTTPPATLQPCEHAARGGRALCSPWSRSRIRCRRARAIRIRAEASTGSSSRVAVVGGDGIGEDAGDVIRRLQNGPDVRGVALEGEKGRPVDLTPLAVELIGESFGEWLHDQREAQEQQVRVSVGRDPRLSGPRLSAALFAGLASAGCAVFDMGLATTPACFMSTILPQFSYDASIMMTASHLPYTRNGLKFFTKRGGLTSNEVERICDLAARKYAARKKMAGGNNNNMPPAVPQVDLMSAYAEHLRDIIKERVAHPTSYDTPLEGFKVTVNAGNGCGGFFATDVLAKLGADTSGSLHLDPDGTFPNHMPNPEDATAMSLTRGAVLAHGADLGVVFDTDVDRSGVVDSTGAAINGDRLIALISAIVLREHPGTTVVTDARAGDGLTRFIEARGGRHCLYRVGYRNVIDKGAQLNEDGVETHVMMETTGHGALKENHFLDDGAYMVVKIVIEMVRMRLAGSEGGVGSLIEDLEEPAEAVLLRMDIGGEPKYAKQRGIQAVETFKEYIQEGKLEGWVLDDCGDCSVDQGCLVDSNDHPIDVDAYMYRAKFYDESLGQVGWVHIRQSVHNPNIALNMQSCIPGGCKSMATDLFHRFLLTSGVNEFVDITKVQNFVTLDS encoded by the exons ATGCATGCTGAAAATATCCTTCCGGCTCCGGCAGGCAACCAGGGCCTGCCGCACGCTCTCCTGCAGATATTTCTACACATCTTTGCATGCACCATTGTGGTGCCGCACATTCCAATGGCCACTCTCACCACTCCTCCGGCCACTCTGCAGCCATGCGAGCACGCGGCGAGGGGCGGCCGCGCGCTCTGTTCCCCTTGGAGCAGGAGTAGGATCAGATGCCGCCGGGCCCGGGCGATAAGAATAAGAGCAGAGGCGTCgacgggcagcagcagccgggtGGCCGTAGTAGGAGGCGATGGCATCGGCGAGGATGCCGGCGACGTGATCCGGAGGCTGCAGAACGGGCCGGACGTGCGCGGCGTGGCGCTGGAAGGGGAGAAGGGCCGGCCCGTGGACCTCACGCCGCTGGCCGTCGAGCTCATCGGCGAGAGCTTCGGGGAGTGGCTGCACGACCAGCGGGAGGCCCAGGAGCAGCAGGTGCGGGTGTCGGTGGGCCGGGACCCACGGCTGTCAGGGCCGCGGCTATCCGCGGCGCTCTTCGCCGGGCTCGCCAGCGCCGGGTGCGCCGTCTTCGACATGGGCCTCGCCACCACGCCGGCCTGCTTCATGAGCACCATCCTGCCCCAGTTCAGCTATGACGCCTCTATCATG ATGACAGCGTCGCATCTCCCCTACACCCGCAACGGCCTCAAGTTCTTCACCAAGCGCGGCGGGCTGACATCCAACGAGGTGGAACGCATCTGCGACCTGGCAGCACGCAAGTACGCGGCcaggaagaagatggccggcggcaacaacaacaacatgcCGCCGGCCGTGCCGCAGGTGGACCTGATGAGCGCGTACGCGGAGCACCTCCGCGACATCATCAAGGAGCGCGTGGCCCACCCGACCAGCTACGACACCCCGCTCGAGGGCTTCAAAGTCACCGTCAACGCTGGCAACGGCTGCGGCGGCTTCTTCGCGACCGACGTCCTGGCGAAACTCGGCGCCGACACGAGCGGCAGCCTCCACCTGGACCCGGACGGCACGTTCCCGAACCACATGCCCAACCCGGAGGACGCCACGGCCATGTCGCTCACCCGCGGCGCCGTCCTGGCGCACGGCGCCGACCTGGGCGTGGTGTTCGACACCGACGTGGACCGCAGCGGCGTCGTCGATTCAACCGGCGCCGCAATCAACGGCGACAGGCTAATCGCGCTCATCTCCGCCATCGTCCTCCGCGAGCACCCGGGCACGACGGTCGTCACggacgcgcgcgccggcgacGGGCTCACGCGGTTCATCGAGGCCAGGGGCGGGCGGCACTGCCTGTACCGCGTCGGCTACCGCAACGTCATCGACAAGGGCGCGCAGCTCAACGAGGACGGCGTGGAGACGCACGTCATGATGGAGACCACGGGCCACGGCGCGCTCAAGGAGAACCACTtcctcgacgacggcgccTACATGGTGGTCAAGATCGTCATCGAGATGGTCCGGATGAGGCTGGCGGGGTCCGAGGGAGGAGTCGGGAGCTTGATTGAGGATCTGGAGGAGCCGGCGGAGGCCGTGCTGCTGAGGATGGACATCGGCGGTGAACCCAAGTACGCTAAACAAAGGGGGATTCAGGCGGTCGAGACTTTCAAGGAGTACATCCAGGAAGGGAAGCTTGAGGGTTGGGTGCTTGATGATTGTGGGGATTGCTCGGTCGATCAGGGATGCCTCGTCGACAGCAACGACCATCCAATTGATGTCGACGCCTACATGTACAG GGCAAAATTTTATGACGAGTCTCTGGGGCAAGTGGGCTGGGTTCACATCCGACAAAGTGTCCATAACCCCAATATAGCGCTAAACATGCAGTCTTGTATTCCTGGTGGCTGCAAATCGATGGCAACTGATCTTTTTCACAG GTTTTTGTTGACAAGTGGAGTAAACGAGTTTGTTGACATCACTAAAGTACAGAACTTTGTCACGTTAGATTCATGA